A stretch of the Teretinema zuelzerae genome encodes the following:
- a CDS encoding HAD family hydrolase, with translation MKELCSVPDFYDLYVFDLDGTLIDSLSDLADSVNLMLLHFRLPEVGLQDVKKAIGSGARNLISQCLSLSLQSLHERDRVMQNASIDIDECLSYYRETYRARCLCKTKPYPKMLKTLRDLESAGKIMTVLTNKPTEAARSILDGLALSGCFQIIAGPEYAGVLKPDPSGIGKILNECGISGDRAIMVGDSAVDILTGKAAMISTCGIIGGLGDHEDMISSVPDYVVDLDT, from the coding sequence ATGAAAGAACTATGCTCTGTCCCCGATTTTTATGATTTATATGTGTTTGATCTGGACGGTACCCTTATCGATTCCTTATCCGATCTTGCTGATTCGGTAAATTTGATGTTGCTCCATTTTCGGCTTCCTGAAGTCGGTTTGCAGGATGTTAAAAAGGCAATAGGGTCCGGCGCTAGAAATCTCATTTCTCAGTGCCTCTCTCTTTCGCTTCAGTCTTTACATGAACGAGATCGAGTTATGCAAAACGCATCTATCGACATCGACGAGTGCCTTTCCTATTATCGGGAAACATATCGAGCAAGGTGTCTTTGTAAAACAAAACCCTATCCGAAGATGCTTAAGACCCTTCGCGATTTGGAGAGCGCAGGGAAAATTATGACGGTGTTGACTAATAAACCGACTGAAGCCGCAAGGTCGATTTTGGACGGATTAGCCCTTTCGGGCTGCTTTCAAATCATTGCAGGGCCTGAATATGCCGGCGTGCTTAAGCCAGATCCCTCCGGCATCGGAAAGATCCTGAATGAATGCGGGATTTCGGGGGACAGAGCAATAATGGTCGGCGATTCAGCTGTCGATATTCTGACCGGTAAAGCTGCGATGATCTCAACATGCGGAATCATCGGGGGCTTGGGCGATCACGAGGACATGATTTCCTCTGTCCCCGACTATGTCGTCGATCTTGATACTTGA
- the argA gene encoding amino-acid N-acetyltransferase, with product MMQTERVRDVLRYIKKFKGSTIVIRVDDDVFDSPLFSSHMHDLALLAETGIRTVIIPGAQNHISQVLDAYKVGWEFQDGIRITPDAAMDFIKMAAFDVSNRIMSRLSAEHMNAVIGNWVRARGRGVVNGVDYGSAGVVEKIQKESLCRAIEDGFIPIIPCIGWTATGKPYNISSTEIAVSTAVALKADKLFFLGCGNTVSIDEYQMPDSVALSPEGRMAAIAVDDIDSFLKLNQAVENPRCPTLELEDLLIQGRDACIKGVTRAHILDADIDGVMPAEIFSELGSGTMIYRNNYGDFRTMTKDDIAGVLSLMNPFVEEGILLQRTSEELEQQVQDFVVYEIDGGIRACGALHAYPEGLGEIAGIAVDEAYAHMGIGPKLMDLLIDRAKKADFSKIFVLTTKTADWFERFGFKLTNISEMPSKRREKWTEKRGSKILIRSL from the coding sequence ATGATGCAAACGGAACGGGTACGCGATGTGCTTCGATATATCAAGAAGTTTAAAGGATCAACCATAGTAATCAGGGTTGACGACGACGTGTTCGACTCTCCTCTATTCAGCTCCCACATGCACGACCTTGCACTGTTAGCGGAAACCGGCATACGGACTGTCATCATTCCCGGAGCTCAAAATCATATATCTCAGGTTCTCGACGCGTATAAGGTCGGATGGGAATTCCAGGACGGCATCAGAATTACGCCGGACGCGGCTATGGATTTCATCAAGATGGCGGCATTCGATGTATCGAACCGCATCATGAGCAGGCTTTCCGCCGAACATATGAATGCGGTGATCGGTAATTGGGTGAGAGCGCGCGGCAGAGGAGTCGTGAACGGCGTTGATTACGGAAGCGCCGGCGTCGTCGAGAAGATTCAAAAAGAATCGCTTTGCAGGGCGATAGAAGACGGATTTATCCCGATTATTCCATGCATCGGATGGACGGCAACCGGAAAACCATACAACATATCCTCTACGGAAATTGCAGTTTCGACTGCCGTAGCATTGAAGGCAGATAAACTTTTTTTCCTGGGTTGCGGAAATACCGTATCGATCGACGAATATCAAATGCCGGATTCTGTTGCTCTGTCCCCGGAAGGCAGAATGGCCGCTATCGCTGTAGACGATATCGACTCATTCCTCAAGCTCAATCAGGCTGTTGAGAATCCCCGCTGTCCGACGCTCGAGCTTGAGGATCTCTTGATTCAGGGGCGCGACGCATGCATAAAAGGCGTTACCCGAGCGCATATTCTCGACGCGGACATCGACGGCGTAATGCCTGCGGAAATTTTCTCGGAACTTGGATCCGGAACCATGATTTACCGCAACAACTACGGAGATTTCAGAACGATGACGAAGGATGACATCGCGGGTGTTCTGTCGCTTATGAATCCATTCGTCGAAGAGGGAATCCTCTTGCAGAGAACGAGCGAAGAACTGGAACAGCAAGTACAGGATTTCGTAGTCTATGAAATCGACGGCGGAATACGGGCATGCGGCGCCCTCCATGCCTATCCTGAAGGGCTTGGAGAAATCGCGGGCATCGCCGTGGACGAGGCCTATGCGCACATGGGCATAGGCCCCAAACTCATGGACCTCTTGATAGACAGGGCAAAAAAAGCGGATTTTTCTAAAATTTTCGTCCTTACCACGAAAACAGCAGACTGGTTTGAAAGATTCGGCTTCAAATTGACTAATATTTCTGAAATGCCGTCAAAAAGAAGAGAAAAATGGACTGAAAAACGCGGATCGAAAATCTTAATCCGCTCTCTATAG
- the rocF gene encoding arginase: MKVRIIEMPLDYGASRRGADMGPSAIRLAGLRDKLNSLGIDSDDLYPPIAIPPQEYIDPASELPVDGAKHLGPILDACGELAQNVESVLKAGDFPLILGGDHSIALGSLAGAASAHAETGKRIGVLWVDAHGDFNTTQTTPSGNIHGMILAASCGFGIPELTGFYTGKRKVDPANVCYIGVRDLDRGERALMKEAGVTVWSMSDIDRNGISKTVAEITRHFRENVDTVHVSFDIDAIDPRFAPGVGIEVPGGLTYREVLFLMEEMANTGMVSSADMVEVNPVHDIRNSTAKMAVNLIGRLLGETVF, encoded by the coding sequence ATGAAAGTACGAATAATAGAAATGCCCCTGGATTACGGAGCCAGCAGGCGCGGGGCCGATATGGGGCCGTCTGCGATACGGCTCGCGGGACTCAGGGACAAGCTTAATTCTCTCGGCATCGACTCCGACGATCTCTATCCGCCCATCGCGATACCGCCTCAGGAGTACATCGATCCCGCCAGCGAACTGCCGGTCGACGGAGCGAAGCATCTGGGGCCGATACTGGACGCATGCGGCGAGCTTGCGCAGAATGTCGAATCGGTATTGAAGGCGGGAGATTTTCCCCTCATTCTCGGCGGGGACCATTCAATCGCGCTCGGGTCCCTTGCCGGAGCGGCGTCGGCCCACGCGGAAACGGGAAAAAGGATCGGCGTGCTTTGGGTGGACGCGCACGGAGACTTCAATACGACGCAGACGACGCCGAGCGGAAACATCCACGGAATGATACTAGCCGCGTCCTGCGGATTCGGAATCCCCGAGCTTACCGGCTTTTACACGGGAAAACGCAAGGTCGATCCCGCGAACGTGTGCTATATCGGCGTCAGGGATCTGGATAGAGGAGAGCGGGCGCTCATGAAGGAAGCAGGAGTCACCGTCTGGTCGATGAGCGACATCGACCGCAACGGGATTTCAAAAACTGTGGCCGAAATCACCCGTCATTTCAGAGAAAACGTCGATACCGTCCACGTCAGCTTCGACATCGACGCTATCGATCCGCGCTTCGCTCCCGGAGTCGGCATCGAAGTTCCCGGAGGACTTACCTACCGGGAAGTTCTGTTTTTAATGGAAGAAATGGCGAATACGGGGATGGTCTCGTCCGCCGATATGGTTGAAGTGAATCCGGTCCACGACATCCGCAACAGCACGGCGAAAATGGCAGTCAACCTCATCGGCAGACTGCTTGGCGAAACGGTGTTCTAG
- the carB gene encoding carbamoyl-phosphate synthase (glutamine-hydrolyzing) large subunit, whose translation MTSYRINTPKTVLILGSGAHRIGQTGEFDSSCLQAIKALKMEGIRTILINPEMTAVHTSEGLADATYFLPITAEFVESVIEKEHPDSLLIHFGGKLAYQCVLELESLGVLEQFNLQVLGTQMPDLDKAFNRESFVAALDEAGIPALRGIKLACGEQNAVPADIEYPVILRSLNSGDERAAHLCGDRAELEHIIRKRFSETACCFVEPFLGEWKEVEIELLRDAMDNCIQVCSMESLDSLGIHNGDSLVVIPAQTLSGDELERMRTAAFQAARRFNIIGEATIRFALHPDTREQLLIEIAPRLSRSTAIASKASGYQIGYITTRISLGFALSETANPLTANSKFCTEPVFDCIALKMPRWDREKFEKADPYLGTEVKAVGEAMAFGRTFPEVLQKAVRMTMPGCPGIHGHGHSFKDIKDSLRNPTDERVFALYEAIRDGWSTERIVKHAHIDPWFISQLRIIARIGEDLSSAGTEQQSEIPQSARSTGKKLLPGKELLLAAKQAGFSDEQIAQCVGSREDKIRALRLELSIRPVSKSIDSTGGESTVRHGGLYMTYSGVSDDVKALGAGAMVLGSGPFHIGSNLEYEWCCASALKTIRAAGKPAIVLNCNPEAVSTDFDIADRVYFEELSLERVCDVYDAERPEGIILSMGGQIPNNLAIPLSRRGIPVLGTQPADIDRAEDRNKFSALLDQLGIQQPEWMEVSSLEAARQFTEKNGFPLLIRPSYVSSGAAMSVAWDDASLKGLLSRAMKVSPDHPVILTRYAENSKEIEIDAVANKGEILAYAISEHIENAGVHSGDATVVLPAQRIYLSTAQAIKKAARKIAAALEITGPFNIQFLAKSTNIQVIECNLRASRSLPFCSKVFHIDMAALAVKAQLGLDVQKIDGSRLDFDHVGVRAAQFSYSRMKGTDPVAGVEMASTGEVGCMGRGVRDAFMKAMLSTGYTIPKKKILLSTGPIENKVDFIESAKKLKSLGYQLAASGGTARFLQNHGIEAESLPWPLEDKHPNIADELQAGLIDLVINIPKNNRESELRNDYSIRRLSVDLGIPLITNIKIAKQFIDSLEWYKTRGLEVKSREEYT comes from the coding sequence ATGACGTCATATCGCATTAATACCCCGAAGACGGTACTTATCCTCGGTTCAGGGGCGCATAGAATCGGACAGACAGGAGAATTCGACTCATCGTGTCTGCAGGCGATCAAAGCCCTCAAGATGGAAGGGATCAGGACAATTCTGATTAACCCGGAAATGACTGCGGTTCATACGTCGGAAGGACTTGCCGACGCTACCTATTTTCTTCCTATAACAGCAGAATTTGTAGAATCTGTGATCGAGAAGGAGCATCCGGACTCGCTCCTCATTCATTTCGGGGGAAAGCTCGCATACCAATGCGTATTGGAGTTGGAGAGCCTCGGCGTTCTGGAGCAGTTCAACCTCCAAGTTTTGGGAACCCAGATGCCGGATCTGGACAAGGCGTTCAACAGAGAATCCTTCGTCGCCGCCCTCGATGAAGCGGGCATTCCTGCCTTGCGCGGCATAAAGCTCGCATGCGGAGAACAGAACGCCGTACCGGCAGACATCGAGTATCCGGTAATTCTTCGATCATTGAATTCGGGAGACGAGCGTGCGGCTCATCTGTGCGGGGACAGAGCAGAACTAGAACACATCATCCGGAAACGTTTCAGCGAAACGGCGTGCTGCTTCGTCGAACCCTTCCTGGGCGAATGGAAGGAAGTAGAAATTGAACTGTTGCGGGATGCGATGGACAACTGCATCCAGGTATGCAGCATGGAGAGCCTTGATTCGCTCGGAATCCATAACGGAGATTCATTGGTCGTCATTCCCGCTCAGACACTCAGCGGAGACGAACTTGAACGCATGAGAACAGCTGCGTTTCAAGCGGCCAGGCGATTCAATATCATTGGCGAAGCGACAATCCGCTTTGCCCTTCATCCGGACACGCGGGAGCAACTGTTGATCGAAATTGCTCCGCGGCTATCGCGCAGCACTGCCATCGCTTCAAAGGCCTCCGGTTATCAAATCGGCTACATAACCACCCGAATTTCACTTGGATTCGCGCTGTCTGAAACAGCGAATCCGTTAACGGCCAATAGTAAATTCTGCACGGAACCGGTTTTCGACTGCATCGCGCTAAAGATGCCGCGCTGGGATCGGGAGAAGTTCGAAAAGGCGGATCCCTATTTGGGGACAGAGGTGAAAGCCGTCGGAGAAGCGATGGCTTTCGGCAGGACGTTTCCCGAGGTCCTGCAAAAAGCCGTCAGGATGACGATGCCGGGGTGCCCGGGAATTCACGGGCACGGCCATTCATTCAAGGATATCAAGGATTCCCTCCGAAATCCCACAGACGAGCGCGTTTTCGCGCTTTACGAAGCGATTCGGGACGGCTGGTCTACCGAAAGAATCGTTAAACACGCTCACATAGATCCCTGGTTCATTTCTCAGTTGCGGATCATAGCGCGTATCGGGGAGGATTTATCTTCCGCGGGGACAGAGCAACAATCAGAAATCCCTCAATCTGCGCGATCGACCGGAAAAAAACTTTTGCCGGGAAAAGAGCTTCTGCTCGCGGCGAAACAGGCCGGATTTTCAGACGAACAGATTGCGCAGTGCGTCGGAAGCAGAGAAGACAAGATCAGAGCGTTGAGGCTTGAACTTTCGATCAGACCGGTAAGCAAATCCATCGATTCCACTGGCGGAGAATCGACCGTCAGGCACGGAGGCCTCTACATGACCTATTCCGGTGTTTCAGACGATGTGAAGGCGCTCGGCGCGGGAGCGATGGTGTTGGGAAGCGGACCCTTCCATATCGGTTCGAACCTCGAGTACGAATGGTGCTGCGCGAGCGCCTTGAAGACGATCCGCGCCGCCGGGAAGCCGGCGATAGTGCTCAACTGCAACCCGGAGGCGGTTTCAACCGATTTCGATATCGCAGATCGAGTATACTTCGAGGAATTAAGCCTCGAGCGAGTCTGCGATGTGTACGACGCGGAGCGTCCGGAGGGAATCATACTCTCGATGGGCGGTCAAATTCCGAATAATCTTGCGATTCCGCTCTCTCGAAGAGGCATCCCCGTTCTGGGAACCCAACCGGCCGACATCGACAGGGCGGAAGACCGGAATAAATTCAGCGCGCTTCTCGATCAGCTGGGCATCCAGCAGCCTGAGTGGATGGAAGTTTCCAGTCTTGAGGCTGCGAGACAGTTTACGGAAAAAAACGGATTTCCCCTGTTGATCCGTCCAAGCTATGTATCCTCGGGCGCGGCTATGAGCGTCGCATGGGACGACGCAAGCCTGAAAGGGCTGCTCTCCCGCGCTATGAAGGTCAGTCCCGATCATCCGGTGATTCTTACCCGCTATGCCGAAAATTCAAAAGAAATCGAAATAGACGCGGTAGCGAACAAGGGGGAGATCCTCGCCTACGCGATCAGCGAGCATATAGAAAACGCCGGCGTGCACTCAGGCGACGCGACGGTGGTTCTCCCGGCGCAGCGCATATATCTTTCGACGGCCCAGGCGATAAAAAAAGCCGCGAGAAAAATCGCGGCGGCTCTGGAAATCACCGGGCCGTTCAATATTCAGTTTCTGGCGAAAAGCACGAATATTCAGGTCATCGAATGCAATCTTCGCGCCAGCCGATCGCTGCCCTTCTGTTCGAAGGTGTTCCACATCGATATGGCTGCCCTTGCCGTGAAGGCTCAACTCGGCTTGGATGTACAAAAAATCGACGGATCGCGGCTCGATTTCGATCATGTAGGAGTCCGGGCGGCGCAGTTCAGCTATTCGCGCATGAAGGGGACGGACCCGGTGGCCGGAGTGGAGATGGCCAGCACGGGCGAGGTAGGCTGCATGGGCAGAGGAGTCCGGGATGCGTTCATGAAAGCCATGCTTTCGACCGGATATACCATACCGAAGAAAAAAATTCTGCTATCGACGGGTCCGATCGAAAACAAGGTCGACTTCATCGAAAGCGCGAAAAAGCTGAAATCGCTCGGCTATCAGCTTGCGGCTTCCGGAGGAACGGCTCGATTCCTGCAAAACCACGGCATCGAGGCGGAAAGCCTGCCCTGGCCGCTGGAGGACAAGCATCCGAACATCGCGGACGAGCTTCAGGCGGGATTGATCGATCTGGTCATCAATATTCCGAAAAACAACCGGGAAAGCGAATTGAGGAACGACTACAGCATCCGCCGGTTGAGCGTCGATCTCGGCATCCCGTTGATTACGAACATCAAAATCGCCAAGCAATTCATAGATTCGCTGGAGTGGTATAAAACCCGCGGACTCGAGGTGAAAAGCCGCGAAGAATATACCTGA
- a CDS encoding carbamoyl phosphate synthase small subunit yields MYDYSRNARILLEDGTEFEGFAFGHESSAAGEVLFYSGQADIGRLLSDPSLKDAILVLTQPICGSTGIRDAGVCPFGLETGTEHPTITIKGLVVGDYQAPEVFPPQEKALTRWLRKYQVPGISGIDTRALIKKIEQRGVMRAKIIIDDTRDVSFSSAGKHAHPQYISVKKRQTYGAGQKKIIAIDCGIKHSALRKLITPDTTVIKTPWNDDFRGEDFDGVFISGGPGDPTSWDKPIAIIKDLLKGDRAIFATGQGAVILALAAGGATYRLGKGHHGSSIPCIDLQTGKCIITAQNHSYGIREDSLPHEWETTFLENNSHCIEGIRTRKGLFSGVLFHPEGNPGPSDAAWLYDDFLKIVIEGGIQK; encoded by the coding sequence GTGTACGATTATTCAAGAAACGCACGGATTTTACTCGAAGACGGAACAGAATTCGAAGGATTCGCCTTCGGTCATGAAAGTTCAGCCGCCGGAGAAGTATTATTTTATTCAGGACAGGCAGATATCGGCCGTTTGTTGTCGGATCCGTCTTTAAAAGATGCGATTTTGGTCCTTACCCAGCCGATTTGCGGCTCTACCGGAATACGGGACGCTGGAGTCTGTCCGTTTGGTCTGGAAACAGGGACAGAGCACCCGACAATAACAATAAAAGGCCTCGTCGTCGGAGATTATCAGGCGCCGGAAGTATTTCCGCCTCAGGAAAAAGCGTTGACCCGGTGGCTCAGAAAATATCAGGTTCCGGGAATTTCGGGCATAGATACAAGAGCCTTAATAAAGAAAATCGAACAACGCGGCGTCATGAGAGCGAAAATAATCATTGATGATACGAGGGACGTGTCGTTCAGTTCCGCTGGAAAACACGCCCACCCTCAATACATCTCTGTAAAGAAAAGGCAAACATACGGTGCGGGACAGAAAAAGATAATCGCGATCGACTGCGGTATTAAGCACTCTGCGTTACGGAAGCTTATTACACCGGACACAACCGTAATAAAAACTCCGTGGAATGACGATTTTCGGGGAGAGGATTTCGATGGAGTTTTCATCAGCGGAGGCCCCGGAGATCCGACTTCGTGGGATAAGCCGATAGCCATCATTAAAGACTTGCTCAAAGGGGACAGAGCAATCTTCGCGACCGGCCAGGGAGCCGTCATTCTGGCATTGGCGGCAGGCGGCGCAACATATAGGCTCGGAAAAGGACACCACGGGTCGAGCATTCCCTGTATCGATCTGCAAACAGGCAAATGCATTATTACTGCGCAGAATCATTCATACGGCATACGAGAAGATTCGCTTCCCCATGAATGGGAAACAACATTTCTAGAAAACAACTCTCATTGCATAGAAGGAATAAGGACGCGCAAAGGGCTGTTTTCAGGCGTACTGTTTCATCCGGAAGGAAATCCCGGACCTTCCGATGCGGCGTGGTTGTATGATGATTTTCTGAAAATCGTGATCGAGGGAGGAATACAGAAATGA
- a CDS encoding FeoB-associated Cys-rich membrane protein, which translates to MATLFSILAVIALAVFAGWNVFRKSSSTGSGGGCSGGCSGCSGCGSFQAKEEQGS; encoded by the coding sequence ATGGCTACTTTATTTTCAATACTTGCAGTTATCGCCCTTGCGGTTTTCGCCGGCTGGAACGTGTTCAGGAAATCCTCGTCAACAGGATCCGGCGGAGGGTGTTCCGGAGGATGCTCCGGCTGTTCCGGATGCGGATCCTTTCAGGCAAAAGAAGAGCAGGGCAGCTGA
- the hisG gene encoding ATP phosphoribosyltransferase, translated as MEKLKILLPKGRIYENVTKLFSDAGIDIYLPERAYRPTVNQDDLEAKVMKPQNIGKLLELGAHDVGFTGIDWIRETSADVVEIMDLGFDKVRIVAAVPNDLDDAALRSKRVIVATEYVNNAEAWLKTQNMKYLTVRTYGATEVFPPDDADMIIDNTATGRTLIENGLRIVDTIMESSTRMFASKEAMADPAKSKKIQELKMLFESVLAAKNRVMLEMNVSKARFSDLVSGIPAMKSPTVAPLYGDDGYAIKIVVKKSEAPTLLPKLKSLGATDILEYELRKVMP; from the coding sequence ATGGAGAAGCTGAAGATTTTATTGCCGAAGGGCAGAATTTATGAGAATGTAACAAAATTGTTTTCCGACGCCGGTATAGACATATATCTCCCGGAGCGGGCTTATCGTCCGACTGTGAATCAGGACGATCTTGAAGCCAAGGTTATGAAACCTCAGAATATCGGCAAGCTTCTCGAGCTCGGGGCTCACGATGTCGGGTTTACCGGAATCGATTGGATCCGCGAAACATCGGCCGACGTCGTTGAAATTATGGATTTGGGTTTCGACAAGGTGAGAATAGTAGCCGCTGTGCCGAATGATCTTGACGATGCGGCGCTTCGGTCAAAACGAGTAATCGTAGCAACCGAATATGTGAATAACGCGGAAGCCTGGCTCAAGACTCAAAATATGAAGTATTTGACGGTTAGAACTTACGGTGCGACCGAAGTATTCCCTCCCGACGACGCCGACATGATTATCGACAATACCGCCACCGGTCGCACCCTCATCGAGAACGGGTTGCGCATCGTCGATACCATCATGGAGAGCTCTACCCGCATGTTCGCCTCCAAGGAAGCAATGGCAGATCCCGCTAAAAGCAAAAAAATTCAAGAGCTAAAAATGCTCTTCGAGTCCGTCTTGGCCGCTAAAAACCGGGTGATGCTTGAAATGAATGTTTCAAAAGCCCGATTCAGCGATCTTGTGAGCGGAATCCCCGCGATGAAGAGCCCCACTGTCGCGCCCTTGTACGGCGACGACGGCTACGCGATAAAAATAGTCGTCAAGAAAAGCGAAGCTCCGACCCTGTTGCCCAAACTGAAAAGTCTCGGGGCTACCGATATTCTTGAATACGAATTGAGAAAGGTCATGCCATGA
- a CDS encoding LacI family DNA-binding transcriptional regulator, translating to MKLTINEIADIAKVAKSTVSKALNGHKGVSEENRRRILELAERLNYEPSASAQALASSKTGTIGLLIPHEAGYSLSGAYWSAIITAIAQAANRRNYSLMILTPVSDDDLASPIEAVIRRRNVDGLIIGAEQIDPGVTSRLIEEEIPFVFIGRNTQVQHYSVDVDNFGGSERLVQWMIGRGYKKIACLSGPAGYLYSQQRIDGYLSALKKAGIDWHDVTHTEYSSDSTQKAVARIVEKYPDLDALYITAGGDFLLDCIDILRLSGKNIKKIGLGAFDDYRFFDYLDIPVCTIRQPLKDIGVDAAEMLFSFLSGSVPREMNKILDVELILR from the coding sequence ATGAAGCTTACGATCAATGAAATTGCCGATATCGCGAAAGTAGCAAAGAGCACCGTTTCAAAGGCCTTGAACGGCCACAAGGGAGTGAGCGAGGAAAACCGTCGCCGGATACTCGAACTGGCGGAAAGGCTGAATTACGAACCAAGCGCCTCGGCACAGGCCCTTGCCTCGAGCAAAACCGGAACCATCGGCTTATTGATCCCTCACGAAGCGGGCTACTCCCTTTCCGGCGCCTATTGGTCGGCAATCATTACCGCAATCGCCCAGGCCGCGAATCGACGCAACTATTCCCTCATGATCCTGACGCCCGTAAGCGACGACGATCTGGCCTCTCCCATCGAAGCCGTCATACGGCGCAGGAATGTAGACGGCTTGATTATCGGCGCCGAACAAATCGATCCAGGCGTCACTTCCCGGCTCATCGAAGAAGAAATTCCCTTTGTGTTCATCGGACGGAACACGCAGGTTCAGCATTATTCCGTAGACGTAGATAATTTCGGCGGGAGCGAGCGGCTGGTTCAATGGATGATCGGCCGGGGATACAAGAAAATCGCCTGTCTTTCAGGCCCTGCAGGATATCTGTACAGCCAACAGCGCATCGACGGATATCTCTCGGCGCTCAAAAAGGCCGGCATCGACTGGCACGACGTGACCCATACCGAATATTCCTCCGACTCCACGCAAAAAGCAGTCGCCCGCATCGTAGAAAAATATCCCGATCTCGACGCTCTCTACATCACCGCCGGCGGCGACTTTCTCCTCGATTGCATCGACATTCTTCGATTGTCAGGGAAAAACATCAAAAAAATAGGCCTTGGCGCCTTCGACGATTACCGCTTTTTCGATTATCTCGACATACCCGTCTGTACTATCAGGCAACCCCTGAAGGATATCGGAGTCGACGCCGCGGAAATGCTTTTTTCCTTCCTTTCAGGATCCGTTCCCCGCGAAATGAACAAAATTCTCGATGTTGAATTGATTCTTCGCTGA
- a CDS encoding MATE family efflux transporter, with product MNIKKYIGPAHFYKMALGIAVPVMLQALLQSLVSLIDNFMVAGLGDIKMSGVNVTNQLLFIFIVASNTLVSGGAIFMSQFNGAKDREGMQQTFRYKVLTISVLATAAIALSLLLPSQMLGLLLNSNSQSAGIIAEGKTYLSLIALTFIPMGISLAIGSSLREIGKVRAPLIISVAATLVNTFFNWVLIYGNLGAPRMEVAGAAIATVIARAFEMILFIGYAAGTKPPFWVKARSFFNLNLRLFAAILRKSGIIFLSEMSWVLTETVMNAVYNGRGGAEIVSGMAGGWAIANLFMLVFGGIHTSVGVIVGGTLGRNELETARIQARWLRSGALIVGFVVAAIECFSVFLIPVVFGNLSAEARLITRNMLWVIALYMPVWTYLNAQFATARSGGDTIMGAWVDGGVNTVLFLPGIFLLAAFTKLGPIEMFAIVKLTDFVKVGIAHWQLTTERWLKNLAAQHKS from the coding sequence ATGAACATCAAAAAATACATCGGGCCGGCCCATTTCTATAAGATGGCGCTCGGAATAGCCGTTCCGGTAATGCTTCAGGCTCTGCTCCAAAGCCTCGTATCCCTCATCGACAACTTCATGGTTGCCGGCCTCGGGGACATTAAAATGAGCGGCGTCAATGTAACGAATCAGCTCCTTTTCATCTTCATCGTCGCCTCGAACACCCTCGTCTCGGGCGGCGCCATTTTCATGTCGCAATTCAACGGCGCTAAAGACCGCGAAGGAATGCAACAGACCTTCCGGTATAAAGTTCTTACCATAAGCGTCCTGGCAACGGCTGCGATTGCTCTGTCCCTCCTGTTGCCGTCTCAAATGCTCGGCCTTTTGCTGAATTCGAACTCGCAGAGCGCGGGCATCATCGCCGAGGGAAAAACGTATCTTTCCTTAATCGCTCTCACCTTTATTCCGATGGGAATATCGCTTGCGATAGGTTCATCCCTCAGGGAAATAGGCAAGGTTCGCGCGCCGTTGATCATTTCAGTAGCCGCGACTCTGGTGAATACCTTTTTTAACTGGGTTCTCATATACGGCAACCTGGGCGCTCCGCGAATGGAAGTCGCGGGAGCGGCAATCGCCACGGTAATCGCGCGCGCGTTCGAGATGATTTTGTTCATCGGCTACGCGGCCGGAACGAAACCGCCGTTCTGGGTAAAGGCGCGCAGCTTTTTCAACCTCAATCTGCGCCTGTTCGCGGCTATCCTGAGAAAATCAGGAATCATTTTTCTTTCCGAGATGTCCTGGGTGCTGACGGAAACGGTGATGAACGCGGTGTATAACGGCCGCGGAGGGGCGGAAATAGTATCAGGGATGGCCGGAGGCTGGGCGATAGCGAATCTCTTCATGCTCGTGTTCGGCGGAATCCATACATCGGTAGGGGTAATAGTCGGAGGGACTCTGGGCAGGAACGAACTGGAAACCGCGCGCATACAGGCGCGCTGGCTCAGATCGGGAGCCCTCATCGTCGGATTCGTCGTGGCTGCGATAGAATGCTTTTCGGTGTTCCTCATCCCGGTAGTATTCGGAAATCTCTCGGCGGAAGCCCGCCTTATCACCCGGAACATGCTGTGGGTAATCGCACTGTATATGCCGGTATGGACGTATCTGAACGCGCAGTTTGCTACGGCTCGTTCCGGGGGAGACACGATCATGGGCGCATGGGTCGACGGCGGCGTGAATACGGTTCTCTTCCTTCCGGGCATTTTTCTGCTCGCGGCCTTCACGAAACTCGGGCCGATCGAGATGTTCGCTATTGTAAAACTCACGGATTTTGTTAAAGTAGGGATCGCCCATTGGCAATTGACAACTGAACGCTGGCTGAAAAACCTGGCGGCGCAGCATAAATCGTGA